The Alteribacter keqinensis DNA segment TATGTAAGCATAGATAGCAAAGCAAATAAAAATCAGCAGCCCCGGGCCAATTCCCGCAATAAACAGGTCACCGGTAGACGTCCCTGTAACAAGAGCATAAATAATCATCCCGATACTCGGCGGGATAAGAAGAGCTACATCACTCGCATTAATAATAAGCGCGATAGCACTGGAATCTTTATACCCTACTTTCAGCAGCCTCTCCCGCATGGGTTTCCCAATGGCAACAACCGTCGCCTGTGTGGAACCGGAAATGGAGCCGAACAACGTACAGGCAGCTGCAGTTGTAATCGCATACCCACCTCGGAGATGCCCGACAAATGAGCCTACAAAGTCAAGCAGCCGGCGTGAAGTCTTACCTGTAGACATTATGTCTGCTGCAAAAATAAACAAAGGAACAGCCAGAAGCACATAAGCTGATACCCCCTCTACAAGCTGGCCCGCCATCATCATTGGATCCAGGTTGTCAAAATAGATAAGCATGACGACGAGAGGAGCTACAATCAAAGGAATCATCATTGGAAAGCCCAGAAGAAGTAAAATTACCATAATGGCAAGTAAAGTCCAAACCATGTCCGTTTTCCTTTCTCTATTCACATTTTATTGTTCGTCATAATCTTTTTTGTCCTGCGCCAGATACACTTCCTCATTCACAATGTTGACCCACATGTTTCTAAGAAATTGAATGCCCCCGAGAACCAGACCCAGCGGAACAAACATAACCATAATCCAGATTGGAATTTGAAGTGCGGCTGTTGTACGACCCGAAGCATAGGTGGACATCATATACTCATAGGCAAAGTACGCAATAACAAAGAGGACGATAGCTGAAACCAGAGGATTCAATATGGATAGTGCCTTTTTCACGATCTTTGGAGATAAATCAAAGAAAGCCGACATCGTAATGTGTCTCCCTTTCCTGGCAGCATAACTGATTCCCATAAACGTAGCCATGATTACCGCAAGTCTGCTGATTTCCTGGGAGAAAGCCCAGCTTGATCCGGTGAGTTCACGACTGATCACATTTCCGACAGTCATAATTGCAATCACAATAATTGACCAGCTCAGAATAAACTTCTCAACCCAATGGAGCATGGCATCTGCTTTTTTTAAAATGGTCACTACTGTACCTCCTTTCAATATTCAGTTTTCTGATAAATTTACTTGGTATTCAATAAGATGCAGTTTGCAGTGAGCATGAAAGAGCATTATGTAAAAAACTGAACAAAAGCCAAAGCTACAGCCAGTACTTAACATCATAACGAAGCAGGACTTTTTGCACAAAGACTGTAAATTCTCATATTACGCCATTTTCAGGAAAATCAGCCCAAGCGGGATACTGGCATGAACACAATGAAGATATACAAGCCACATCGCCGGAATATTCCTTAATACTAAAGGACGATATGCCTATTCCCTTTTTACACTCCTTTTTAACCACTTTTTTCTATTGAAGCTTCACAAGCCATCATAAAACGGGATTTCAGGATAAGAAGAAGTTCATGATATTGGATTGTCGCTAATGAATAACCGCTGCATACTTAATTCACAAAAAAGAAACCCGGCCCGACAGAGACCATCGAACCGAGCGTCAATACCTTTGCTTTAATTACCTTTTTCCAATATTCATAACCGTCTCAGCTATTGTCCTTACCATCGTTCCTGTCCCGCCGCGTGGTCCCACAGCAGTTCTGCCCTCCTGCCATGCGGTACCTGCAATATCAAGATGAACCCAAGGTGTGTCTTCAGCAAATTCTCCAATAAACAAGCCTGCTGTAATTGTACCCGCCTGCCGACCCGGAGAATTATTAAGGTCTGCCACATCCGATTTTTTCACCATATCCTTATAGTCCTCATCATTCGGCAGGGACCAGACACGCTCGCCCGCCCGCTCACTCGCATCATGTACCTCGCTCATAAGGTCCACATCATTCGTTATTGCAGCTGTCATCACACTTCCCAGTGCCACTACTGCCGCCCCTGTGAGAGTGGCTACATCAATGATCGCTTTGGCACCTGCCTGTCTGGCATAGGTTACTGCATCAGCCAGAATTAAACGTCCTTCTGCATCTGTATTTAACACTTCGATTGTTTTTCCGCTCATTGACGTGATGACATCGCCTGGTTTTAACGCCTGACCGTTAATCAGGTTTTCGGTAGAAGGAATGACTGCCATCACGTTTACTGACGGCTTCTCTTCCATAATAATCCGCATCGCTCCCAGAACCGTGGCGGCACCTCCCATATCCATCTTCATTGTCTTCATCCCATCACGGGTTTTTAGGGAATACCCTCCGGAATCATAGGTGAGCCCTTTGCCTACAAGAGCTGCATCCCATTCCTGTGAGTCAGGATTTCCCCGATACTTCATCGTTATAAACCGCGGAGGCTCATCCGAACCTTTAGCAACAGCCAGCAGTGCCCCCATTTCCATAGACTCGATTTCCTCTTTACCGTAGACATCAACCTCCACATCGTACTCACTCCCAAGCCTCAGGGCCTCTTCTGCAAGAATGGACGGCGTCATAAAATTAGCCGGGGTGTTAACGAGCCGCCTCGCTTCGTTTGTGGCCTTTCCCTGAACAAGACCGCTTTGTACTGCTGTTTCAATACTCTTCCGGGATTCTGAAAACACCTTTACGTGCAGCTCTGCCTTTCTTTTATGATTTTGTTTATATGTATCAACTTCGTATGAGCCCAGCTCCAGGCCTGCAGCAAATTGCGCGTAACAGTCCACACCGCCTCCGAAAGAATCAATCAGCAGCAAACTTGAATTTACTTTTTCCTTTGCTAAAAAGCGGTAGAGTGAAGCGCCGGTCCGTTCTGCTTTTTTCACAGACCAGTTCTCTTTTTTTCCCAAACCTGCTATAACTACATCTCCTGCTCTTGCCATCAAAATATGAATGCTGCCTGCATCACTCCAGGCTGGATGCTTTTCCTGCACACTTTGCAGCACCTGAGCCAATGATTCATCCATACTGCCCAAGTCTTCTCTTTGATCACTGAACATGCCGTAAACAACAGTCTCGTCCGATCCTCTGTCCCATTTTTCATTCCAGGAAATTTTCATTTTTATAGCAACTCCTTCAGTAATTATTTTTAACCGACTATGACTGTAAGACTTCTTTAAGGAATGTGAAATTCCTTTTATTTAAGCTGTTTTCGTCTGGATTGTTTTTACCAAGTAAATTCCGCTTCAGGCGGACGCTTTCCTCGGGCATCGCTTCAGCCTCCTGAAGTTGCCTTCTGCTTCTTCCTCTACTAGCTTAGTCTTCGATGCACATGCGTCGAAGCAACTCGCAGCTAATTCATGCTGTAATGCTCGTAGCTGATGCTATCCCCGCCGGAGTCGCCCCCTTTCGCTCCATAATTAATATTGACAAAACAACAATGTTTTCGAAAAGAGCTTTTATTTATAACAAAAGATCTATTCACTGCCTTTTAATGAGTTGTGATATAATTATGGTTAAAAATAATAACTGAATGACTTTTTAAATAAGCGTGAAAGGGTATACCCTGAATGACAAACTTCAATGAAGAAAGGAATAATCCAATTGACTGAATTACTCACGAACTTTCCTCTTTGGGCCGCTTTGAGCGCGATCCTTTTAGCGCAATTTATAAAAGTACCCCTGCAATATATTGCATCCAGAAGGTTTGACTGGACACTTTTAACAAGTACCGGGGGAATGCCGAGTTCCCACTCAGGTGCTGTTACGGCTCTTGCTACAGCAATCGCCCTGCAGGAAGGTCTTGGTTCTCCATTCTTTGCCATCGCAGCGATATTTGGAATTATCGTGATGTTTGATGCAACCGGCGTCCGCTGGCATGCGGGCGAACAGGCTACTGTCGTAAATCAGCTTGTAACGGATTTTAATAAAATAATGGAGGAAATGAAAGCATGGCCGACAAAGGAAGAAAAAGAGAAGCAAAAAGAACTCAAGGAACTTCTCGGTCATCAGCCTATTGAAGTATTCTTCGGAGGTGTTCTCGGAATTGTCCTGACCTTCATTCTTCATGCCCTGGTTTTTTAATTTCCTTTGCACCTCCTTTAATGAAAACAAAAAAAAGCGATCCTCCAGGTATTGATTTACCTGTTGGGATCGCTTTTTTAATTTACGTCACGAAATACCTGAACAGCTTCGTCTTCATTTAAATTAATCAGATCCTGCTCACTCAGACGCCCGTCACCTTTTTCAACAACGTAAACATTAATGGTTTGTTTGCCCCATTGAGAATAGACGTCGTCGACTGTTTCGTAGTATAAGTCAATTTTGTTTCCTTTTATAGCAGAACCGGTATCAGCAACAACTCCGAATCCATAACCAGGAATATAGAGAATGGTTCCTATAGGAAATACACTCGGGTCAGCTGCGATTGTAGAATAAAGATCCCGCTTTACTTTGACCCCGCTGTAAGTAATGCCATATTGGGGGTGTTCCTCTGTCTTTCCTGTAGACTCCACTCCGGCTGTATAACCGGTAGCAACGACAGAGTGAGAAGGATACTGTGTCCAATCCCGGGAGTTTTCCAATGTTTCTGCAGGTGGTCCTCCGTTTGTCTCGTAAAGGTTCCACGTCTTCACAGCCTGTATAGAAGGCAACTCTCTTGAACGATTGTAGACAGTTCTATTTACCGCACCATTTACTTCAACTTCATCAATCCGGTTTTCCTGGCGTTGTTCAAGCCAGCGGCTGATATCGTCCGGCTTTACATTCGTAAGGTTTATAAAAGTGGCCATCAGCGCACCGATAAGTAAGGTTGTAATTAACAGACCCTTTCCTGCTCTTCTTACAGCAGTAAGCATCTTTTTCACTCCTCTCACCTAACAGGATGTCCATTTGAGTGAAAGAATATGCAGTGAAATGATGGCAGTTAATAACTGCACAGCAGATTGGCCGTAGAGTGTCCCGTGCCATAACCAGACGAGCAAAAAACAAAAAGAACCTGCCCCAGCCGGAGCAGATTCCATTTTCTTTATATTTAAGGGTACATTACCGGAGCATTTGGTCCAAGCGGCATACCGGTTAAAATCCATACGATAAACATGACAATCCACATTATTGTAAAAGCAATCGAATATGGAAGCATAGTTGCAATAAGGGTTCCAATTCCCACCTTTTTATCATACTTCTGCGCAAAGGCGATAACGATGGCGAAGTACGGCATCAGTGGTGAAATGACGTTTGTTGTGGAATCGGCAATTCGGTAGGCGAGCTGAGTCGCTTCCGGTGAAATTCCCATCATCATCATAAGCGGTACGAAAACCGGAGCCATAAGAGCCCATTTTGCCGACGCACTTCCGATAAACAGGTTAATGAAACCTGCCACAATGATGAAAGCAATTAAAAGCAGTATGCCCGCATCCTCAAGGCCGAGACCCTGAAGCAACTCCGCACCTTTCACACTCATAACAAGTCCGAGGTTGGTTTCTGCGAAGTAAGCCACAAACTGACCGGCAACGAAAGCTAGTACCACGTACATTCCCATGGCAGCCATCGTATCGGACATTTGATTGGCTACATCTTTGTCTGACTTAATCTCATTTGTTACACGTCCGTAAACGTAACCCGGTATAAAGAACATAAGCAGGATTACAGGAACGAGAGATTCAAGGAAAGGGGCCAGTGAGACAATTAAATCGCTGTCCGGGTCACGTAAAGGTGCCCATTCAGGGACAACAAGCAACGCGATGGCTCCCATAGTAACAATAAAGGAAAGACCTGCTGCTTTAAGACCTTTTCTTTCAGTCGCATTAAGCTTGTCCGGCTCATCACCGATTCCGCCTTCATATTTACCAAGACGCGGCTCTACGATCTTTTCAGTAATCAGTGTACCAACAATCGTAAGCACGATTACACTCACGATCATGAAGTAATAGTTCATGGCAATGTTCATGCCCTCTGCGTAAGCCGGGTCCACAATTTCAGCTGCAGCAATCGTTAAATTACCGAGCAGCGGATCAAGTGAAGTCGGAAGCAGGTTCGCACTGAAGCCTGCCGAAACACCTGCAAAGGCTGCGGCAAGTCCGGCAAGAGGGTGTCTTCCGAGCCCCGCAAAAAGGACTGCCCCAAGTGGTGTGAGGACCACATAACCGGCATCAGCTGCCATACTGGACATAATACCGCCAAAAACGAGTGCGGCTGTAATCAGCTGGTTCGGAACGCTCATGACAAGTCCGCGAAGCGCTGCGGAAATTAGTCCGGAACGTTCAGCAATACCAATACCAAGCATTGTAACAAGCACAGTTCCAAGTGGTGCGAAGCCGACGAAGTTATCAACGGCACTTTCAAAGATATAACGGATCCCCTCAGCATTCATCAAACTGTTGACTTCAATAATGCCTTCCTCGGGATCCGGGTGTTGAACAGACGTACCAAGGGCAGAGAATAACCCTGACGCCAGGATGACCATAAGGGCAAAGATTGCAAAAAGCGTGACAGGGTGCGGAAGCTTGTTACCTGTACGCTCAATACCATCCAGAGACCTCATGAGAAGTCCGTTTTTATTGTTCTTCCCCATTTAAATCTCCCTTTCATTCTGGTTTAAAATAATGTAAAAATGGCAACTAAACATGATTATACGAAATTTTCCACTGATAATGAATCGTTTTTTAAACATCCAAACTAAAGCGAACGTTCATAATATTAACACGAATCTTGTCGGAGACGCTTGGGCCGAACAAGATTACACATAATTTTACAATCGAATAAAGTACAGGGAGGGGTGAAACACGTTTGATTAACCGGTTGGAACACCGTATTAACGGCTTCAGCTTCCTCATTGACGGAAGTGACCCGCCCCCAAAAGAAAAACCCTCCTTCATATAAGGAGGGTTTACTCATTAAAACATTTGATATCCACGTTCACGCAGCATACGGATCGTAATCCCGGAAAGAATTGCTCCTGCCATCCCTGCCGACAAAACGATAATGTCCGCAAGTTTAAGATTAACAAACGACTGGCCAAGCTCTGAAAAGGCCATCCCCGGAGATGTGAAATAGGTGAAAAATCCAACACTGTCTATAATGAAAATAACGACGATCGGGTAGATCACTGCCATCACCCAGGTGGAACGAAGCAGCATATTTAATATAAATCCGATTCCAAAAAACAGTACCAGGAAAAGGACAATTGAAATTATGAGTTGCGGTATACTAATCATCGGTCGTTTCACCCCCATACAAATCCGCAAAAACACGCGGTACAACCAAACTTTAGTTTACTGCTATACCGTCTCAAGAGTCAAATGAATTTTCTTTGAACAAGATGCACAGGGGAAGAACGGTGCTTATTTGTCATATTCTCTTAAATCTTAGACTGTGATAAAAATTATCGTTGTTTTTATAAATGTTTATTACAGGAAGTGTGCCACACTCCTGCGAGTGCAATGAGCCTTCACCTCATGAATTGGCTTCGAGCTGAAACCTGCGAAGCATAACTGGCAGAGGAAGAAGCAGAAGCAGTGGTGCTTCATATGCAAGGAGGGTCACCCCGTCACCCTGAAATCGAAGGGCATGGAGGCATCATCCACATACACGCTTAACAAAGTAAATAAAATAAAAGCCCTGTCCGTTAACGAACGGACAGAGCACAATAACAAGTATAATTGCCTTTTTCTAAGCAGTGAGGAGGAAAACTTATCGCTTCTGGTATTGTCTTCCGGTACCGTGACAACGGTCGCATGTTTCTGAACCACCAAGCAGCAATTGGAAATACCCTTTTCCTGTACAATATCCACACTCACCAGGCTTTAGACGATGCTTTGGAAATGCCATGGTTACTCTCCCCCTTTGTTGTTTATCTCAAATATATCTGAACTTTCTGATAATATAACAAGTTTCTTTACTAAAGCAAAGTGCCAAATTCAATCGTTTTAGCCCATGTAAGCGCAAACATAAGGGTTTCTCTCCTTTTTTCTCTCTCAATC contains these protein-coding regions:
- a CDS encoding TRAP transporter small permease; the protein is MTILKKADAMLHWVEKFILSWSIIVIAIMTVGNVISRELTGSSWAFSQEISRLAVIMATFMGISYAARKGRHITMSAFFDLSPKIVKKALSILNPLVSAIVLFVIAYFAYEYMMSTYASGRTTAALQIPIWIMVMFVPLGLVLGGIQFLRNMWVNIVNEEVYLAQDKKDYDEQ
- a CDS encoding leucyl aminopeptidase, with product MKISWNEKWDRGSDETVVYGMFSDQREDLGSMDESLAQVLQSVQEKHPAWSDAGSIHILMARAGDVVIAGLGKKENWSVKKAERTGASLYRFLAKEKVNSSLLLIDSFGGGVDCYAQFAAGLELGSYEVDTYKQNHKRKAELHVKVFSESRKSIETAVQSGLVQGKATNEARRLVNTPANFMTPSILAEEALRLGSEYDVEVDVYGKEEIESMEMGALLAVAKGSDEPPRFITMKYRGNPDSQEWDAALVGKGLTYDSGGYSLKTRDGMKTMKMDMGGAATVLGAMRIIMEEKPSVNVMAVIPSTENLINGQALKPGDVITSMSGKTIEVLNTDAEGRLILADAVTYARQAGAKAIIDVATLTGAAVVALGSVMTAAITNDVDLMSEVHDASERAGERVWSLPNDEDYKDMVKKSDVADLNNSPGRQAGTITAGLFIGEFAEDTPWVHLDIAGTAWQEGRTAVGPRGGTGTMVRTIAETVMNIGKR
- a CDS encoding divergent PAP2 family protein, with translation MTELLTNFPLWAALSAILLAQFIKVPLQYIASRRFDWTLLTSTGGMPSSHSGAVTALATAIALQEGLGSPFFAIAAIFGIIVMFDATGVRWHAGEQATVVNQLVTDFNKIMEEMKAWPTKEEKEKQKELKELLGHQPIEVFFGGVLGIVLTFILHALVF
- a CDS encoding 3D domain-containing protein, encoding MKKMLTAVRRAGKGLLITTLLIGALMATFINLTNVKPDDISRWLEQRQENRIDEVEVNGAVNRTVYNRSRELPSIQAVKTWNLYETNGGPPAETLENSRDWTQYPSHSVVATGYTAGVESTGKTEEHPQYGITYSGVKVKRDLYSTIAADPSVFPIGTILYIPGYGFGVVADTGSAIKGNKIDLYYETVDDVYSQWGKQTINVYVVEKGDGRLSEQDLINLNEDEAVQVFRDVN
- a CDS encoding AbgT family transporter, with protein sequence MGKNNKNGLLMRSLDGIERTGNKLPHPVTLFAIFALMVILASGLFSALGTSVQHPDPEEGIIEVNSLMNAEGIRYIFESAVDNFVGFAPLGTVLVTMLGIGIAERSGLISAALRGLVMSVPNQLITAALVFGGIMSSMAADAGYVVLTPLGAVLFAGLGRHPLAGLAAAFAGVSAGFSANLLPTSLDPLLGNLTIAAAEIVDPAYAEGMNIAMNYYFMIVSVIVLTIVGTLITEKIVEPRLGKYEGGIGDEPDKLNATERKGLKAAGLSFIVTMGAIALLVVPEWAPLRDPDSDLIVSLAPFLESLVPVILLMFFIPGYVYGRVTNEIKSDKDVANQMSDTMAAMGMYVVLAFVAGQFVAYFAETNLGLVMSVKGAELLQGLGLEDAGILLLIAFIIVAGFINLFIGSASAKWALMAPVFVPLMMMMGISPEATQLAYRIADSTTNVISPLMPYFAIVIAFAQKYDKKVGIGTLIATMLPYSIAFTIMWIVMFIVWILTGMPLGPNAPVMYP
- a CDS encoding YuiB family protein; its protein translation is MISIPQLIISIVLFLVLFFGIGFILNMLLRSTWVMAVIYPIVVIFIIDSVGFFTYFTSPGMAFSELGQSFVNLKLADIIVLSAGMAGAILSGITIRMLRERGYQMF
- a CDS encoding YuiA family protein, which translates into the protein MAFPKHRLKPGECGYCTGKGYFQLLLGGSETCDRCHGTGRQYQKR